A genomic segment from Lates calcarifer isolate ASB-BC8 linkage group LG13, TLL_Latcal_v3, whole genome shotgun sequence encodes:
- the mtmr3 gene encoding myotubularin-related protein 3 isoform X2, with protein sequence MEEEGQHSLECIQANQIFPKKSPVLEEENMQVPFPELHGEFTEYVGRAEDAIIAMSNYRLHIKFKESVVNVPLQLIESVECRDMFQLHVTCKDCKVVRCQFSTFEQCQEWLKRLNVVVRPPSRLEDLFSFAFHAWCMEVYAGEKEQHGELCRPGEHVTSWFKNEVERMGFDTQNAWRISDINSKFRLCPSYPQQLLVPAWITDKELENVAAFRSWKRFPAVVYRHLSTGAVIARCGQPEVSWWGWRNADDEHLVQSIAKACAVDSSSRKHLPNGTYTNGSDLPDTDFESSMTNSSEVETLVIQPHKLLILDARSYAAAVANRAKGGGCECPEYYPNCEVVFMGMANIHSIRKSFQSLRFLCTQMPDPANWLSALESTKWLQHLSLLLKAALLVVNAVDRDHRPVLVHCSDGWDRTPQIVALSKLLLDPYYRTIEGFQVLVETEWLDFGHKFADRCGHGENSEDLNERCPVFLQWLDCVHQLQRQFPCSFEFNEAFLVKLVQHTYSCLFGTFLCNSGKEREDRHVQERTCSVWSLLRPANRTLRNMLYSSHSETVLHPVCHVRNLMLWTAVYLPSSSPTTPSDDSCAPYPVPGANPEDAPLGRCTKTRSFDNLPSACELGTSLAPNRRSSDPSLNEKWQDHRRSLELNMAVGPEGGGNQDQEVRPNGVGPYPDGVDSELDDSPQSQGSHAELGQGVSVSPMGEEAEEAELSVAVGVAEGQMENILQEATKEEAGADPREGSAAVTHVINTVDTEVEKEAKAEDEDECAKVNGTEMQREAFANGHHPENGIMEAEEDDESPSLPTQEAEELDQKAAEVTQTPEDLVKQDVENSSVKEEVAHGPSESSSGDPEQPAAHRTITNGFEDRSPEEPGVDEETCPDSESDHGVSEPIEQVDKRVSLMESSTETLTEEVCSRLELPAQPPVCLSRQPCTDSRSQLPCSRKEKGLEAGEQGFIRTLNGGTKRPSVSAFQSVSADLSRDGLCNGDSSDGEPCGGPHWAKGNGERAPLSRQMSLASCNSLILHPRGSCSQHRWCHALLGRAAASPEQPSRSHLDDDGLTLHTDAIQQRLRQIEAGHQMEVETLKKQVQELWSRLENQQHTGSHRINGDMGDEVTSMTDSEYNLDPNCLSRCSTELFSEASWEQVDKQDTEVTRWYPDHLAAQCYGCESRFWLATRKHHCSGREPVQEVWNCGNVFCASCCDQKIPVPSQQLFEPSRVCKTCYSNLQLSSVPLDLELEKPITASSN encoded by the exons ATG gaggaggaggggcagcacAGCTTGGAGTGTATCCAAGCCAATCAGATATTCCCCAAGAAGTCCCCTGTCctggaggaggaaaacatgCAG GTGCCCTTTCCTGAGCTGCACGGGGAGTTCACAGAGTATGTGGGGAGAGCAGAGGATGCCATCATCGCAATGTCCAACTACCGCCTACACATCAAGTTCAAAGAATCTGTTGTCAAC GTTCCCCTTCAGCTTATAGAGAGTGTAGAGTGTCGGGATATGTTCCAGCTCCATGTCACCTGTAAAGACTGCAAAGTTGTCCG GTGTCAGTTCTCCACCTTTGAACAGTGCCAGGAATGGTTGAAACGCCTGAATGTGGTAGTTCGACCCCCCTCTCGCCTGGAGGACCTCTTCTCCTTCGCCTTCCATGCCTGGTGCATGGAAGTGTACGCTGGCGAGAAGGAGCAGCACGGCGAGCTGTGCAGACCAG GCGAGCATGTGACCTCCTGGTTCAAGAACGAGGTGGAGCGGATGGGCTTTGACACTCAAAACGCCTGGAGGATATCTGACATCAACAGCAAGTTCAG aCTTTGCCCCAGCTATCCTCAGCAACTCCTGGTGCCAGCCTGGATCACTGACAAGGAGTTGGAAAATGTGGCAGCCTTCCGCTCCTGGAAGAGGTTTCCTGCTGTGGTTTATAG GCACCTGAGTACGGGGGCTGTGATTGCCCGCTGTGGTCAGCCAGAGGTCAGCTGGTGGGGCTGGAGGAACGCTGATGATGAGCACCTGGTCCAGTCCATCGCCAAGGCCTGCGCCGTGGACAGCAGCTCCCGCAAACACCTCCCCAACGGCACCTACACCAACGGCTCAGACCTGCCTGACACTGACTTTG AATCCTCCATGACCAACAGCTCAGAAGTGGAGACGTTGGTCATCCAGCCCCACAAGTTACTTATCCTGGATGCCAGGTCCTATGCTGCTGCCGTAGCGAACAGGGCCAAGGGGGGAGGCTGTGAATGCCCAG aGTACTATCCCAACTGTGAGGTGGTGTTTATGGGCATGGCCAACATCCACTCCATCCGCAAGAGTTTCCAGTCTCTGCGTTTCCTCTGCACACAGATGCCTGATCCAGCCAA CTGGCTTTCTGCACTGGAGAGTACCAAATGGCTGCAGCACCTGTCCCTGCTGCTGAAGGCGGCATTGCTCGTGGTCAACGCAGTGGACCGAGACCACAGGCCTGTCCTGGTGCACTGCTCAGACGGCTGGGACCGTACTCCTCAGATAGTTGCTTTGTCCAAACTGCTGCTGGACCCATACTACCGCACTATTGAG GGCTTCCAGGTTTTGGTGGAGACTGAGTGGCTGGACTTTGGCCATAAGTTCGCCGACCGCTGCGGCCATGGAGAAAACTCTGAGGATCTGAATGAGCGCTGCCCTGTCTTCCTGCAGTGGCTGgactgtgttcaccagctgcagAGGCAGTTTCCATGCTCCTTTGAGTTCAACGAGGCCTTTCTG gtgAAACTGGTGCAGCACACCTACTCCTGTCTGTTCGGCACCTTCCTGTGTAACAGCGGCAAGGAGAGGGAAGACCGCCACGTACAGGAGAGGACCTGCTCAGTGTGGTCACTGCTGAGACCAGCCAACCGTACACTGAGGAACATGCTGTACTCTTCACACTCCGAGACC GTTCTCCACCCAGTGTGTCACGTGCGCAACCTGATGCTGTGGACAGCGGTCTACCTGCCCAgctcctcccccaccaccccctctGATGACTCCTGTGCCCCTTACCCTGTGCCCGGTGCCAACCCGGAGGATGCACCACTGGGCAG ATGTACGAAAACTCGCTCCTTCGACAACTTACCCAGTGCGTGTGAGCTGGGAACCTCCCTGGCTCCGAACCGTCGCTCCAGTGACCCAAGCCTCAATGAAAAGTGGCAGGACCACCGCCGCTCTCTGGAGCTCAACATGGCAGTGGGGCCCGAGGGAGGGGGCAACCAAGATCAGGAGGTGCGGCCTAACGGTGTGGGGCCTTACCCAGACGGGGTGGACTCTGAACTGGACGACAGCCCGCAGTCCCAGGGCTCACACGCTGAGCTCGGACAGGGAGTCTCTGTGAGCCCAAtgggagaggaagcagaggaggcagagctcTCTGTGGCGGTGGGCGTGGCTGAGGGCCAAATGGAGAACATTCTTCAGGAAGCCACAAAGGAGGAGGCGGGAGCAGACCCGAGAGAGGGAAGTGCTGCCGTCACTCATGTCATTAACACTGTTGACACAGAGGTGGAGAAAGAAGCAAAAGCTGAGGACGAGGATGAGTGTGCAAAAGTCAACGGAACTGAGATGCAGAGAGAAGCATTTGCTAATGGTCACCATCCAGAAAATGGCATaatggaggctgaggaggatgATGAGTCTCCTTCTCTGCCcacacaggaagcagaggagcTGGATCAAAAGGCAGCTGAGGTGACTCAGACACCAGAGGATCTGGTGAAGCAGGATGTTGAAAACTCTTCTGTAAAAGAGGAGGTTGCACATGGGCCCAGTGAGTCCAGCTCAGGTGACCCAGAGCAGCCTGCAGCCCATAGAACTATAACTAACGGCTTTGAGGACAGGTCACCTGAAGAGCCAGGTGTGGATGAGGAGACCTGCCCTGACTCTGAATCTGACCATGGTGTCTCTGAGCCAATCGAGCAGGTGGATAAAAGGGTCTCCCTGATGGAAAGCTCCACAGAGACTTTAACTGAGGAGGTTTGCAGCAGGCTGGAGCTCCCAGCACAGCCGCCTGTTTGTCTGAGCCGACAGCCCTGCACTGACAGCAGGAGCCAGCTGCCCTGCTCCAGGAAAGAAAAAGGGCTAGAGGCAGGTGAGCAAGGCTTTATTAGAACTTTAAACGGGGGCACCAAGCGACCCTCTGTCAGTGCCTTTCAGTCTGTGAGTGCTGACCTCAGCAGGGATGGGCTTTGTAATGGCGACAGCTCTGACGGGGAGCCCTGCGGAGGTCCTCACTGGGCCAAAGGGAATGGGGAGCGGGCCCCTTTGAGTCGACAGATGTCGCTAGCAAGCTGTAACTCCCTGATCCTCCACCCGCGGGGCAGCTGCTCCCAGCACCGCTGGTGCCATGCCCTGCTGGGCCGGGCTGCCGCCAGCCCGGAGCAACCTTCACGCAGTCACCTGGATGATGACGGGCTGACGCTGCATACTGACGCCATCCAGCAGAGGCTGAGGCAGATTGAGGCAGGGCACCAGATGGAGGTAGAGACTCTGAAGAAGCAGGTGCAGGAGCTGTGGAGCCGCCTGGAGAATCAGCAGCACACTGGCTCCCACAGGATCAACGGAGACATGGGAGACGAAGTG ACCTCAATGACAGACTCTGAGTACAACCTGGACCCCAACTGTTTGTCACgctgcagcacagagctctTCTCTGAGGCCAGCTGGGAGCAGGTGGACAAGCAGGACACTGAG GTCACTCGCTGGTACCCTGACCATTTGGCAGCCCAGTGTTACGGCTGTGAGAGCAGGTTCTGGCTCGCCACCAGGAAGCATCACTGCAG TGGCAGGGAGCCTGTCCAGGAGGTCTG GAACTGTGGTAACGTGTTCTGCGCCAGCTGTTGCGACCAGAAGATCCCAGTGCCAAGTCAGCAGCTGTTCGAGCCCAGCCGTGTCTGCAAGACCTGCTACAGCAACCTCCAGCTCAGCTCGGTTCCCCTGGACCTGGAGCTGGAGAAACCCATCACAGCCAGCTCCAACTGA
- the mtmr3 gene encoding myotubularin-related protein 3 isoform X4, giving the protein MEEEGQHSLECIQANQIFPKKSPVLEEENMQVPFPELHGEFTEYVGRAEDAIIAMSNYRLHIKFKESVVNVPLQLIESVECRDMFQLHVTCKDCKVVRCQFSTFEQCQEWLKRLNVVVRPPSRLEDLFSFAFHAWCMEVYAGEKEQHGELCRPGEHVTSWFKNEVERMGFDTQNAWRISDINSKFRLCPSYPQQLLVPAWITDKELENVAAFRSWKRFPAVVYRHLSTGAVIARCGQPEVSWWGWRNADDEHLVQSIAKACAVDSSSRKHLPNGTYTNGSDLPDTDFESSMTNSSEVETLVIQPHKLLILDARSYAAAVANRAKGGGCECPEYYPNCEVVFMGMANIHSIRKSFQSLRFLCTQMPDPANWLSALESTKWLQHLSLLLKAALLVVNAVDRDHRPVLVHCSDGWDRTPQIVALSKLLLDPYYRTIEGFQVLVETEWLDFGHKFADRCGHGENSEDLNERCPVFLQWLDCVHQLQRQFPCSFEFNEAFLVKLVQHTYSCLFGTFLCNSGKEREDRHVQERTCSVWSLLRPANRTLRNMLYSSHSETVLHPVCHVRNLMLWTAVYLPSSSPTTPSDDSCAPYPVPGANPEDAPLGRCTKTRSFDNLPSACELGTSLAPNRRSSDPSLNEKWQDHRRSLELNMAVGPEGGGNQDQEVRPNGVGPYPDGVDSELDDSPQSQGSHAELGQGVSVSPMGEEAEEAELSVAVGVAEGQMENILQEATKEEAGADPREGSAAVTHVINTVDTEVEKEAKAEDEDECAKVNGTEMQREAFANGHHPENGIMEAEEDDESPSLPTQEAEELDQKAAEVTQTPEDLVKQDVENSSVKEEVAHGPSESSSGDPEQPAAHRTITNGFEDRSPEEPGVDEETCPDSESDHGVSEPIEQVDKRVSLMESSTETLTEEVCSRLELPAQPPVCLSRQPCTDSRSQLPCSRKEKGLEAGEQGFIRTLNGGTKRPSVSAFQSVSADLSRDGLCNGDSSDGEPCGGPHWAKGNGERAPLSRQMSLASCNSLILHPRGSCSQHRWCHALLGRAAASPEQPSRSHLDDDGLTLHTDAIQQRLRQIEAGHQMEVETLKKQVQELWSRLENQQHTGSHRINGDMGDEVTSMTDSEYNLDPNCLSRCSTELFSEASWEQVDKQDTEVTRWYPDHLAAQCYGCESRFWLATRKHHCRNCGNVFCASCCDQKIPVPSQQLFEPSRVCKTCYSNLQLSSVPLDLELEKPITASSN; this is encoded by the exons ATG gaggaggaggggcagcacAGCTTGGAGTGTATCCAAGCCAATCAGATATTCCCCAAGAAGTCCCCTGTCctggaggaggaaaacatgCAG GTGCCCTTTCCTGAGCTGCACGGGGAGTTCACAGAGTATGTGGGGAGAGCAGAGGATGCCATCATCGCAATGTCCAACTACCGCCTACACATCAAGTTCAAAGAATCTGTTGTCAAC GTTCCCCTTCAGCTTATAGAGAGTGTAGAGTGTCGGGATATGTTCCAGCTCCATGTCACCTGTAAAGACTGCAAAGTTGTCCG GTGTCAGTTCTCCACCTTTGAACAGTGCCAGGAATGGTTGAAACGCCTGAATGTGGTAGTTCGACCCCCCTCTCGCCTGGAGGACCTCTTCTCCTTCGCCTTCCATGCCTGGTGCATGGAAGTGTACGCTGGCGAGAAGGAGCAGCACGGCGAGCTGTGCAGACCAG GCGAGCATGTGACCTCCTGGTTCAAGAACGAGGTGGAGCGGATGGGCTTTGACACTCAAAACGCCTGGAGGATATCTGACATCAACAGCAAGTTCAG aCTTTGCCCCAGCTATCCTCAGCAACTCCTGGTGCCAGCCTGGATCACTGACAAGGAGTTGGAAAATGTGGCAGCCTTCCGCTCCTGGAAGAGGTTTCCTGCTGTGGTTTATAG GCACCTGAGTACGGGGGCTGTGATTGCCCGCTGTGGTCAGCCAGAGGTCAGCTGGTGGGGCTGGAGGAACGCTGATGATGAGCACCTGGTCCAGTCCATCGCCAAGGCCTGCGCCGTGGACAGCAGCTCCCGCAAACACCTCCCCAACGGCACCTACACCAACGGCTCAGACCTGCCTGACACTGACTTTG AATCCTCCATGACCAACAGCTCAGAAGTGGAGACGTTGGTCATCCAGCCCCACAAGTTACTTATCCTGGATGCCAGGTCCTATGCTGCTGCCGTAGCGAACAGGGCCAAGGGGGGAGGCTGTGAATGCCCAG aGTACTATCCCAACTGTGAGGTGGTGTTTATGGGCATGGCCAACATCCACTCCATCCGCAAGAGTTTCCAGTCTCTGCGTTTCCTCTGCACACAGATGCCTGATCCAGCCAA CTGGCTTTCTGCACTGGAGAGTACCAAATGGCTGCAGCACCTGTCCCTGCTGCTGAAGGCGGCATTGCTCGTGGTCAACGCAGTGGACCGAGACCACAGGCCTGTCCTGGTGCACTGCTCAGACGGCTGGGACCGTACTCCTCAGATAGTTGCTTTGTCCAAACTGCTGCTGGACCCATACTACCGCACTATTGAG GGCTTCCAGGTTTTGGTGGAGACTGAGTGGCTGGACTTTGGCCATAAGTTCGCCGACCGCTGCGGCCATGGAGAAAACTCTGAGGATCTGAATGAGCGCTGCCCTGTCTTCCTGCAGTGGCTGgactgtgttcaccagctgcagAGGCAGTTTCCATGCTCCTTTGAGTTCAACGAGGCCTTTCTG gtgAAACTGGTGCAGCACACCTACTCCTGTCTGTTCGGCACCTTCCTGTGTAACAGCGGCAAGGAGAGGGAAGACCGCCACGTACAGGAGAGGACCTGCTCAGTGTGGTCACTGCTGAGACCAGCCAACCGTACACTGAGGAACATGCTGTACTCTTCACACTCCGAGACC GTTCTCCACCCAGTGTGTCACGTGCGCAACCTGATGCTGTGGACAGCGGTCTACCTGCCCAgctcctcccccaccaccccctctGATGACTCCTGTGCCCCTTACCCTGTGCCCGGTGCCAACCCGGAGGATGCACCACTGGGCAG ATGTACGAAAACTCGCTCCTTCGACAACTTACCCAGTGCGTGTGAGCTGGGAACCTCCCTGGCTCCGAACCGTCGCTCCAGTGACCCAAGCCTCAATGAAAAGTGGCAGGACCACCGCCGCTCTCTGGAGCTCAACATGGCAGTGGGGCCCGAGGGAGGGGGCAACCAAGATCAGGAGGTGCGGCCTAACGGTGTGGGGCCTTACCCAGACGGGGTGGACTCTGAACTGGACGACAGCCCGCAGTCCCAGGGCTCACACGCTGAGCTCGGACAGGGAGTCTCTGTGAGCCCAAtgggagaggaagcagaggaggcagagctcTCTGTGGCGGTGGGCGTGGCTGAGGGCCAAATGGAGAACATTCTTCAGGAAGCCACAAAGGAGGAGGCGGGAGCAGACCCGAGAGAGGGAAGTGCTGCCGTCACTCATGTCATTAACACTGTTGACACAGAGGTGGAGAAAGAAGCAAAAGCTGAGGACGAGGATGAGTGTGCAAAAGTCAACGGAACTGAGATGCAGAGAGAAGCATTTGCTAATGGTCACCATCCAGAAAATGGCATaatggaggctgaggaggatgATGAGTCTCCTTCTCTGCCcacacaggaagcagaggagcTGGATCAAAAGGCAGCTGAGGTGACTCAGACACCAGAGGATCTGGTGAAGCAGGATGTTGAAAACTCTTCTGTAAAAGAGGAGGTTGCACATGGGCCCAGTGAGTCCAGCTCAGGTGACCCAGAGCAGCCTGCAGCCCATAGAACTATAACTAACGGCTTTGAGGACAGGTCACCTGAAGAGCCAGGTGTGGATGAGGAGACCTGCCCTGACTCTGAATCTGACCATGGTGTCTCTGAGCCAATCGAGCAGGTGGATAAAAGGGTCTCCCTGATGGAAAGCTCCACAGAGACTTTAACTGAGGAGGTTTGCAGCAGGCTGGAGCTCCCAGCACAGCCGCCTGTTTGTCTGAGCCGACAGCCCTGCACTGACAGCAGGAGCCAGCTGCCCTGCTCCAGGAAAGAAAAAGGGCTAGAGGCAGGTGAGCAAGGCTTTATTAGAACTTTAAACGGGGGCACCAAGCGACCCTCTGTCAGTGCCTTTCAGTCTGTGAGTGCTGACCTCAGCAGGGATGGGCTTTGTAATGGCGACAGCTCTGACGGGGAGCCCTGCGGAGGTCCTCACTGGGCCAAAGGGAATGGGGAGCGGGCCCCTTTGAGTCGACAGATGTCGCTAGCAAGCTGTAACTCCCTGATCCTCCACCCGCGGGGCAGCTGCTCCCAGCACCGCTGGTGCCATGCCCTGCTGGGCCGGGCTGCCGCCAGCCCGGAGCAACCTTCACGCAGTCACCTGGATGATGACGGGCTGACGCTGCATACTGACGCCATCCAGCAGAGGCTGAGGCAGATTGAGGCAGGGCACCAGATGGAGGTAGAGACTCTGAAGAAGCAGGTGCAGGAGCTGTGGAGCCGCCTGGAGAATCAGCAGCACACTGGCTCCCACAGGATCAACGGAGACATGGGAGACGAAGTG ACCTCAATGACAGACTCTGAGTACAACCTGGACCCCAACTGTTTGTCACgctgcagcacagagctctTCTCTGAGGCCAGCTGGGAGCAGGTGGACAAGCAGGACACTGAG GTCACTCGCTGGTACCCTGACCATTTGGCAGCCCAGTGTTACGGCTGTGAGAGCAGGTTCTGGCTCGCCACCAGGAAGCATCACTGCAG GAACTGTGGTAACGTGTTCTGCGCCAGCTGTTGCGACCAGAAGATCCCAGTGCCAAGTCAGCAGCTGTTCGAGCCCAGCCGTGTCTGCAAGACCTGCTACAGCAACCTCCAGCTCAGCTCGGTTCCCCTGGACCTGGAGCTGGAGAAACCCATCACAGCCAGCTCCAACTGA